The following is a genomic window from Babesia bovis T2Bo chromosome 4 map unlocalized Chr4_1, whole genome shotgun sequence.
ACATTCATTCTTCATATTACTGATGCAATAAAAGCAaccataacatatacattaaTGCCAAAAGCAGTTCTTTGGTACAGAGAAAGTCGTATTATACACACTTATAATACGCGATGCTGTTTTTTTCATCCTTGAAAATGTTTGAATTTTCTTCTTACTATGTGTCTGTACTGTTGTCTTATGTACACCAAAGATTCACTTTAGCTCTTTACGAAAGCATACGTTGCTAGCATATATGTCCCCGAATTGCTCTCTATGAATTGATTAAAGGCCTGTATAATAGGGGTTTCCCCTACGTCTATAAGATCTGTTGAATGGTCAGAATGGTGCCTGAGAGCTGCTTTAGTATAACTCACTCTTTAGTCAAagtatatggaatccatccTCTGTCTTATTATACGTAACTTTTATATGTATAGCAACCCATTAGTTTGCAGCCACGATGTTAACTCTTCCCTTTCCTCTGAATTGGGTATGATGGCTCATCCGGAATCGTTAATGGCTTTACATAAAagtttattttgtttaagCTATATACAGAAGCCACGGATTGCTATGTAATGTATTTTGAATTGTGCGTAATGTTTTACAGAGACGTAGCCCTGGAGCACCTGGAACAGAGCAACGATACGGACCTAATACTATCTCATTTAATAGGGTTGCTATGCCACCCTACGGAATATGTACGTATTGAAAATAATGATTTGCAACATATACTCTCAAGGCTACTAAAGTCACAGGTTGGAGAACtcatgtttatataatgtgATATCAGAGACTTACCGGATTTAATCGCATGATTGTGAATTACCACATCAATAGGATGCTCCCAAATAGAACCAAATTGTCTAATACACCATGTGGAGAGCAGAATTATAAACCTCATGCTCCTAAGGGTATAACTCCAACTACTACCAAAAGGCACCTCAACTTGAGCCATAATCGCATATCGTTTCGTTGCAAAGTACGGAAGCAGCATCTGGATGCCGAATCTGTAAATTATTTTAATCCAACGAAACGGTGCTCTAACTGTAAAAGAAAGTGTCATAAACCAGAAGTTCCCTTGAATTCGTTACAAAGAAACTTGATGGATGTTTACGGTAACAAGCACATGATGAATTATAGCGTCCAGTTAAATGGCAACTGCGATTATATGAATTATATGCAGCATTCCAATGACCATAACAGTGTTATGATTCCATCCAATGATTCGGAACTGTGTGACTCTATGGGTAGTCTGTTAGATGCAACACAAAACTGTATAAATGGCGTGGACCTATTTCGGGAAAGGAATCTCACCACACCGTATCTCATAGATGATGCAAAACATAGCTTGATTGGGTGGAAGCGCCACTTTATGCTGTTGAAACGCAGAATATTCCAAGTATGCAATATACTcttcatcaatatcaacgTGCCTTTTATTGCCGTAAGTCTTTTTTCACATGTTTTTCATAATATATCTACTAATACCCCTCTTGCAATCAGAAGTCGGTTGCGTTACATTTTCAACCATAGAGATGCTAACGACAAAAACGTGCAATCATCAGCATCAGAGTCAATCAGTGAAGATGACCAAACTATGCTATTTATGTTAGCTGCAAACTGTTTGGAAATTGCACTGAGTCACCACAACGGCTTCGCACGTTTTGATCTATTCTCGATATTTTACTTTATGGTTTTCGTTGAATCCATATTGACTGCTAACATTAGGGATGCTGGTGATAGTAAGTATCAAACATTAATCCATCAATCAGATCATCCTTTGAAACAGCAGAAGCGTTGTAATTTGCATAATTACTCACTGAAGCGGAACCTAAAGTACCACCATGATATATTCAAAAGAGAGTTGTTTAATTTGGCTAAAGAAATAAAAAAGAATCGTGTTCTTTCGGTTGTTAACTTTAACATTTCGAATTGCTTAGAGGAGTTCATGCTAATGTCCCATGGTATTTACGGCATGAACCTCAATCTTAAGATGGGCCAAAGCATCATTGGATTTACAAATTGTGCCCGTTATGGTTCAGTCTCTAGAGAATATGCAAACGGCCAGCATCGTAATAGTCATACTTCCAGATGCTTCCAGagcacatatatagatGATTCAAGGTTGTATAATGGTAAAAACAAGACGCAATCTAAAATTATAAAACAACGGAATTACCACAGAATGGAAGGTGTCCttttaaaaaatgaaaaaatCAACATTAAGGATACACCTGTAAGTAGCTACGGAGTACCACCGATAACTTATCCACCTTCTAAACAAGCCAATGCATTAGTTACTGAGTCATCTGAGGTGTCAATACTTTTGCTCCAGCTATTACAATGCTCGGATTATTTCGAAATAATATGTGGTAATGGGATATTCGCTACACCTGGATGCAACATTAAATCGAACTCACTCATCGCAGCATTGGTTTTACGCTTTgtactggatatatacgTGGCAGTTACAGATGAAGTAATTCACCAAATGTTATCCACAAGATCGCGAAAGTATCGTAAAAACACAGCTGATCCATTAGGTTTGGAATTTTTGTCAACATTCAAAGTCTACATGGGTGAAGACTATCGCATTATTTCGGATAATAATTGCATACTGTATTTTGTGTTATTGGAAATCGATTGGATTTTCCACAAGGAaggtatatacactacatCTGAGTATATCAACCACCAGCAACTGTTGGATAGGACGCTTGAGTTGGATAGCGGATTTGGCAAAAGCTCACCCAGTGACATTTTCGAGTCACACTACCGTCTGTATGAGCAGATGGTCGGACTATTGATCGGTACATCTCCATTAAACCCACGCACATCTCTCTGCGTAGATGCCTACAGGAATCGTAATTTGAGCTGGAACACATTTGATGAAGTAGATGTTCGTTGCGTGAAAGAAGAACACgaaatatacattggtcGGGAGATTTTAGACATATATTATTCAGATTTGACCCCTAAACAACCTTGTTTCAACCCTTATAAGTCGATTTTTACACCCAAGTACTTTGCCATTACGAAGGACATTATATACAGGGTTAAAGCCGTTCTGTTGCTTTCGTATATGAGTCACCGACGAAGTCAAGAGCATTAacaatattttatacaacattttttataattattttatatactttGCCATGTGTTCATAGAGCAAGTTTTTGTGCGGGTGGTAACCatgtggcattttggtagTTTATTTCAAGGTCTATGATCATTAATAATGCAACATGATGACTATTTGGTGGTAATTGTAGCTAACAAATACGGTGTGTGAGATAAAACATCTAATCTAGAGAATGGGAGCCACTCGTAGCACAACCGTTGTGAAGAAGGAGCGTCTTCTGAAGGAGATTGAGTTGGATTCTTTGTCTCATTTACGTATTGTTGCTGTGCTCGGATTCATTTCGAATACGTCTGTGATTATAAGAGATGTAAGTTGGTTGTGTTTTGATAACGTAGTATTTGTCCGGTCGTATCACATCAATGTTATTCTATGATTGTTAAGCGTCtacatcatatatactcAATACGATATTTGGTCATAGAACAGTcaaatgtattatattcattataatTAGCATTACGTTGCTGAATAAAGCGGTTATTCGTTTGCAGAAACGCTCTTTATTGACTCATGAATCGCAACTTCTTTACTTACTTGCCAAAGTCACTCAAGGTGGCAGAATTGAAGTGGACAAGGATATGGTAAAAATATACCCTGGTCGTATTGTAGGCGGCAAATTCAGATTTGAGTGTTCACCTATAGCCCCCTTGTCCTACTACCTGGAGCCACTTGTTTATCTGTCTGTGTTTTCATCTGAGCCCTTTCACATTACCCTGATACGCCAAGGTGGTGATGCGGTAGAAGAGGATTTTGTGAACAATTACAGTTTGCTTGAAACTTTTTGTTCGAGCGCTACCCTTGTTTTACGTAAGATCGGTTGTACTTCTGTTGACTTCAAGTTTAAAGAGCCGTTCGAAGTAGTGTTTACAAACAGTCCGTTGGTACAGATTGCGCCTATGGACTTTTCAACGTTGAGTAAGGTTAAGAAGATACGGGGTAGTGTGATGGTACGCTGCCTCCAGCCTAGTTTGGGTACCAACGTTATTATCGGTTGTAAACATGTTCTCAGCCAAGTTTGTGACAATATTTACATTGATTTAGTATCACCAAAATCTGCAACCCAGCCCTATATATCCGTGTCGCTGATTGCTGAAGGCACCAACGTGGTTTACACTGCAGATCACACTATCTCGCTAAAAAATCAAGCAACGGAACCCGCTGTTCCTGCTATAAGTGGCAATACCAGTCTTTCTAAGATACTGGAGATCGCACAAAGAAAGTCATCGCAACCTGAACCTTCTGCAACACCCAACGATGTTACTCCAAGCATTCATGAGCATTATGAGGCCATTGGAGCTAGTGTGGCACGAAGGTTACTCGGAGAAATACAGCTTAAAGGGGTATTTGATACAACCCATCAGCATCTTCCATTGATATTCATGGCAATGTCAGGAGATTATCAGATATCTGTGCTACGCATGGGACGCATGAATGATTATTCCGTCCAGATGCTCCGCAAAATAAAGCAGTTTCTTGGTGTGACATTCATATTCGAGGAAGAAGAGGACTCAATACTGCTTAAGTGCGTCGGCAGCAGCTTCCACAATAGTGGTATAACTACCTTCTAATATGTTGATTATTAGCTGTACTGCATAAGGTCATGTGTACCTGTGAGTTGATTATGTAAATTGTTTCTATAGATCCATGGGCAATGCGGATGCAGTTAATGTagaatatatcaatttcaTATGTTAGTTGTAATCTACAATGCTACAAACATTTATCAACTCCACCTGATTGTAATTCTATACGCTAGCAACATTAATGAAGTAACCCATCTGTGATCTATTCGTTGTTTTTCTTTTCGGCATATGGAATGAACTCCACACCGCCCATATACGGAACCAATACCTTGGGTACAATAAGTCCATGTGGTGTTTGGTAGTTTTCCAGAATACAGCATAACGTACGCTGGGAGGCTACCAGCGTGCCATTTAACATATGACAGAGCTGTCTCTGGGACGTGTCTTTCTCAAAGTATTTTGTATTAAGGTCGCAAGATTGGTAATCAGTGCAATTTGAACACGACACGAGTTCACGGTATGCCGCCATTTCTGGGAAATATGCCTCGAGGTCATATTTCTTTGCTGCCGCATTGTTGAGTGCTCCTGCCACTATGGATACCACTCGGTAGGGAAGATTTAGCGATTGGTAGAACTCCTTTGATATGTTAATCATTTCATCATGATGTTTCCACGAATCCTCCGCGCCACAGACTACAAACTGCTCTACCTTTTGGAATTGATGTATCCTGAAAATTCCCCTTAGGTCACGACCATGTGCTCCTGCCTCCCTCCTGAAGCACGTGGAGAGACCTGCATACTTTAGGGGCAACTCCTTTATTGAGTACGTCTCATTCCTGTGAAGCGCAGCAATAGGTTGCTCGCTAGTGGCTATCAGGTACAGCTTCTCACGTTCGTAATCTTCATCCTTAAGTTCTGTGCTAGGATGATTGTTGTCATTGCTGGCACTACTTTCATTGTGCCTCAATGGAGGTATACAGTATAAAGTCTCTTCGAAATCACCTAATTCGGCACACTCGCGCATAATGTCCTTCTTCATGAAATAAGGTGGCATGACTGCATCGTAACCCCTGCGTGTAAGGAAGTCTATACCGTACTGTATTATGGCCAGGTTAAGTAAGCAGCACTGTCCCCTAAGGTAATAGCCTCTGTGTCCGGCAACCTCAATACCTTTCTTAAGGTTTACTCCATTAAGGTTAAGCATCACATCACAGTGGCTTAATACAGGCCATGGAGGTAGACGTATACCATGTTCGCCCACGGTTTTAGTCTCGGTTGTACTGTACTCCTTTATATCACGAGATTGGATATAATCTTCCCAACCGTACTTTGATGGTTCCCAATGTGATACAACTGCATTTTCATCCTCATCCTTGGATGCTACCGTATCTTCTGATACGATGTTACCAACAGATCTCAGCAACACATCACGATTTTTACTAAGGGCATTTGCCTTATTTAACAGATCTGCCAGTTCTGACTTGTGGCTCTCGGCTTCTCCCTTTAGCTGTTCTATAAGAACCGATTTCTCGATAGAATTCCCATCTGCATCAACCGCTGGGATTTTATTGGATACAACCATGCCAATTTTCTTTGAAATTTCGTTATAATGTCTCTTTGCTTGCTCATAAGCATGATTAGCTCTTTTCCATTCCTCGTCTGCCGCGATCACCGAGTCGACCATAGAGTTGGCGACACACCTACGTGATTCCGAGGCTCTGAGGAGCTGTAGGAGGTTGCTGTTTCTGAAATACTTGATATCTAGTACCATTTTAACTTTGTTCTATATAGAGACGAGGCAAAATGATGTATCCAAAACAATAGTTGTCCAATAGAGCGGAACGAAATGTGCATAGGGGGTAGTCACGCACTATTAACGTCAGACTAATAGTTCAAGTACTTCAAGGATGCGACacaaattaaaatattttgATTGAataagtatatatagttgtTGGACAAAACCCGATGCGCGCTTCGGTTTGATTTATAACTATATAGGTCACGATAGTTTTGTCAATTTGCCAATGACTTGTTCaatgaacatatctactAAAGTTGACATCCCAAGTCAAAGAAATCATCTTGTTCAGCTCTCTTATACTCGTCTATGAGCAATTGAGAGATGTCGCGGGAATGTTCCATTTCTTCGAAATTACCCTGGCCATCCGGACTACTGAACATTGCTTCTTTCCTGTTGTACCAATATGATCTATATGGCATTTAAGCTTACTTATAATTGTCCAAAAACGCTCTTCTACTGTAGAGTTTATCAAATTGTTGTATACAGCGTTGAAATAACTGCGAACTATGTGCTGCAGTTACCTATAGCTTACCCCGGCTATCGAAGTGTGATTTGCCAGTAGCAGTCCTGACACCTTGTGTTGTTGTGGTACGTatggtgaatgtttggaTAGCGCTACTTGGATAGATGCTGGGTTCCACTTGATAAATTCCACTAGCTTCCGCTCCCTAATCCTCTGCAGGCTCTTGTGTATTTCTGTCGGATCCACGTCGCCCATGATTACATTTAGCGCTGACATATATTTGCCATCTTTCATAGGGGCAGACATCTGCATTTTATGTATAcgaatatatagacataccatCACATTCTGTGTTTGGAATAAACGACGCATAACGTCAAGAACAGTGGTCTTCTGTATTGATGAAACGTGCTTTTGTAGTGTTAATGGAGTATAAGATGTGATGAGAAAATGGCAACGAGGCACTGCGATGAGTGAGGCCATGAGGCCCAGTAAGTCATTGTTAATGGGTCCCGGATACCTCAGTGTGGCGGTGGATGCAGCCATTACATTAGATACCTAAGCAAAAATAGTGTATACATAATGTAATCACTCACTAATGTGTTTGTTTCTTGTATTGATGGAGTTGTGACTTTTAATTTCTCCACTAAAATGCGATTGAGTGCAGCATTGTCGAGTACAACGACAGAGTCCGCGTTCAGGGTTAAACGTTTTAGCGTTAGTATGCTGTTGTAGGGTTGAACAACCACGTCACTGGTCTCAGTGGTGAGGTGAGGGAATACAGAGTAAGTCTGTATAAGCCTCTTGGGATACTTTTCATTTAGACTTTCTAGAAGGTAACTTCCCATACCACTTCCAGTACCACCAGAAATAGAATGGCAAAGAACGAAACCTTCTAGTGAGTCAGAACCATCGGCTTCTCTGTCGATAATATCAAATAACTCATCCTGCACTCTATCGGCAGTGGCATATCCTCTTGCCCAGTTGTTTCCAGCACCACCTCCATCCTTTGAAAGAAATACGTTCTCTGGGTTATAAAGTCGCTGGTATTCAGATGTCTGAGGGAAAATATCATTTCCAAGTTGTAACCTACCATGATTCCATGGACCACCCTAGGTTCAAGGTCGAAAAGTACCGCCCTTGGGATGTAATGCTCATCATCAGCCTGATAAAAGAAGACATCTTTCCTATCATGGTGATAATTTTGGTTCCCAATTACATGCCCTTCCTGGTTATGGATTAGCGAAGGTTCTAGATAACATTACCTGGTCAATGCCGTGCTCAGCACAGAGCTGCTTCCAGAATTCTATACCTATTTGGTTACCGCACTGGCCAACTTGCAGTGTGATTATTTCTTTCGGCATCGTCACAACATATGTATCAAGGGGCGGAATACTGTTCGGAGCGACAGCAGAATCCAATACCAAGAGCACAGCCCATATAGGTCAAATGTGTGTAATTTCGGTACACACAACCGTATAATATTATGTACTTCAATTAATTCGCGTTTCTCGTTATTGGGTGACATTAACACATCCATATAACGtaggtatatattcatgtatcacattcatatatacaatgttttTAAAAATTAATGTGTATGGGTTTTTTgattaaaatattatatatatttaagcTGTATTTACAAATTGTCGTAGGTATCCTACCATGTGTTTCTTTAAACTCTCGTCTCCAAAACCATCTTCCATGTCTAATACCTTGTCTTCCTTTAACATTCCGTTTAGTGGTACATCACCTGCGGTTGCATAGTTGATATTATTATTCTTTTGCCTTTTAATTTCTTTCTTTGCTATTTCAAGGACTAATTTAGCTAAAACGTCATCCGTTGCCTCGTTGTCGCCAGTTTCTACCTTTTTTCCGGGGTCAGCGTTGGAGTTTGCGTTTACTATAACAACGATCGGTTGTTGTGTCGTATTTTTGCTTGAGTTCTTATTCTTAGATTTGAGTTGTTTTCCATCAGTTGCTGCGTCAGCGATACCCTTTATTAGTGTTTCGTTGTTTGTAGACTTCTGTTCCATGATTGATTGTGTAGCTTCTCTGCTTGCATTTTTAATGTTATCCTGGACCTCTTGTTGAAGAGTTGTATCAGTGATGCTATCTATTCCAATGGGTTCTACATTTGGCGTGGAAGAACGCTGTCCTTTCGCGTTGTAATCATCGGCAGTATAGTTAGCTGTATCCGAGATCATGTCTTTCGTTGACGGCGAAGAATCATTAAATGCAGGATCGACAGTTGACTTTACACTTTGTTCTGAAAGGCCAGGATTGTTCACAGCATCTGTTGCGATTGGTAGTGTATCCGTATTCATTCCGTCAGATAGAGTGATCTCCTTTGTGACCATCTCATTCATATTTTTTAAGGTTTCTACATTTCCCTCCTTAACTGTAGGCAACGGTGTCAATGCTTTCTCTGTACTAACCGATAATAAATCCTGCTTTGTGGTTACACTTCCATCTGGTTTAGCTACTTCACTTGCTAAGGAATCTTTGAGATCGTTTGATGTCATCACTTGTACTACATCGTCTTTCTTTCCCTCATACATGCTATTCAATTCACTTATCACTTCTTTCTTCTCTATCTTGGTTGAGGCTTCCTTGTTCGAAGATACATCTCTTTGGttaatattaatatccTTTTCAGAAGACTTTGAATTTGTTGTGCCTGTAGCTTTATTTAGCTCTTCCTCATTTAAAATAGAGCCTCTAAG
Proteins encoded in this region:
- a CDS encoding putative tubulin gamma chain → MPKEIITLQVGQCGNQIGIEFWKQLCAEHGIDQEGHVIGNQNYHHDRKDVFFYQADDEHYIPRAVLFDLEPRVVHGIMTSEYQRLYNPENVFLSKDGGGAGNNWARGYATADRVQDELFDIIDREADGSDSLEGFVLCHSISGGTGSGMGSYLLESLNEKYPKRLIQTYSVFPHLTTETSDVVVQPYNSILTLKRLTLNADSVVVLDNAALNRILVEKLKVTTPSIQETNTLVSNVMAASTATLRYPGPINNDLLGLMASLIAVPRCHFLITSYTPLTLQKHVSSIQKTTVLDVMRRLFQTQNVMMSAPMKDGKYMSALNVIMGDVDPTEIHKSLQRIRERKLVEFIKWNPASIQVALSKHSPYVPQQHKVSGLLLANHTSIAGLFQRCIQQFDKLYSRRAFLDNYKKEAMFSSPDGQGNFEEMEHSRDISQLLIDEYKRAEQDDFFDLGCQL
- a CDS encoding putative seryl-tRNA synthetase is translated as MVLDIKYFRNSNLLQLLRASESRRCVANSMVDSVIAADEEWKRANHAYEQAKRHYNEISKKIGMVVSNKIPAVDADGNSIEKSVLIEQLKGEAESHKSELADLLNKANALSKNRDVLLRSVGNIVSEDTVASKDEDENAVVSHWEPSKYGWEDYIQSRDIKEYSTTETKTVGEHGIRLPPWPVLSHCDVMLNLNGVNLKKGIEVAGHRGYYLRGQCCLLNLAIIQYGIDFLTRRGYDAVMPPYFMKKDIMRECAELGDFEETLYCIPPLRHNESSASNDNNHPSTELKDEDYEREKLYLIATSEQPIAALHRNETYSIKELPLKYAGLSTCFRREAGAHGRDLRGIFRIHQFQKVEQFVVCGAEDSWKHHDEMINISKEFYQSLNLPYRVVSIVAGALNNAAAKKYDLEAYFPEMAAYRELVSCSNCTDYQSCDLNTKYFEKDTSQRQLCHMLNGTLVASQRTLCCILENYQTPHGLIVPKVLVPYMGGVEFIPYAEKKNNE
- a CDS encoding RNA 3'-terminal phosphate cyclase family protein is translated as MGATRSTTVVKKERLLKEIELDSLSHLRIVAVLGFISNTSVIIRDKRSLLTHESQLLYLLAKVTQGGRIEVDKDMVKIYPGRIVGGKFRFECSPIAPLSYYLEPLVYLSVFSSEPFHITLIRQGGDAVEEDFVNNYSLLETFCSSATLVLRKIGCTSVDFKFKEPFEVVFTNSPLVQIAPMDFSTLSKVKKIRGSVMVRCLQPSLGTNVIIGCKHVLSQVCDNIYIDLVSPKSATQPYISVSLIAEGTNVVYTADHTISLKNQATEPAVPAISGNTSLSKILEIAQRKSSQPEPSATPNDVTPSIHEHYEAIGASVARRLLGEIQLKGVFDTTHQHLPLIFMAMSGDYQISVLRMGRMNDYSVQMLRKIKQFLGVTFIFEEEEDSILLKCVGSSFHNSGITTF